From Pararhodobacter zhoushanensis, the proteins below share one genomic window:
- a CDS encoding ABC transporter permease — MTDATVTTPVPAGPARFSVWRWMRSDMRAALALTYLIILVLGAVLAPFLAPYSPTEQNIMNMLADPSGEHWLGTDDLGRDTLSRLMYGAGNALYASGLAVGIAVLIGVPVGVFIGFVGGWIDEAVSRVIDAILAFPPIVLAVAITGALGIGLTNAMLAVGFAFAPYLARTMRAQTLVVKNALYVDAAVGFGASRFHLIRKHILPNAIQPVIVEVTLLLAVALLAEAGLSFLSLGVQAPEASWGGMLARAYSYIEIAPTQMYAPGFAILFTALAFNALGESIRVLLDPTVKKI, encoded by the coding sequence ATGACAGATGCAACGGTAACGACCCCCGTACCGGCAGGTCCGGCGCGGTTCTCGGTCTGGCGCTGGATGCGCAGTGACATGCGTGCGGCGCTTGCGTTGACCTATCTCATCATTCTGGTGTTGGGGGCTGTGCTGGCGCCGTTTCTGGCGCCCTATTCGCCGACCGAGCAGAACATCATGAACATGCTCGCCGACCCGTCGGGTGAGCACTGGCTGGGCACCGACGATCTGGGCCGCGATACGCTGTCGCGGCTGATGTATGGCGCGGGCAATGCGCTCTATGCCAGCGGGCTGGCGGTGGGGATCGCCGTGTTGATCGGCGTGCCGGTGGGTGTGTTCATCGGCTTTGTCGGCGGCTGGATCGACGAGGCGGTCAGCCGGGTGATCGACGCCATTCTGGCCTTTCCGCCGATCGTGCTGGCCGTGGCCATCACCGGCGCGTTGGGCATCGGGCTGACCAACGCCATGCTCGCCGTCGGCTTCGCCTTTGCCCCGTATCTGGCGCGCACGATGCGGGCGCAGACGCTGGTGGTCAAAAACGCGCTTTATGTCGATGCGGCGGTTGGGTTCGGGGCCTCGCGGTTCCACCTGATCCGCAAGCACATCCTGCCCAACGCGATCCAGCCGGTTATCGTCGAGGTGACGCTGCTGCTGGCCGTGGCGCTGCTGGCCGAGGCGGGGCTGAGCTTTCTGTCGCTCGGCGTTCAGGCACCCGAGGCCAGCTGGGGCGGCATGCTGGCGCGGGCGTATTCCTATATCGAAATCGCCCCGACCCAGATGTACGCGCCGGGCTTTGCCATCCTCTTCACCGCGCTGGCCTTTAACGCACTGGGCGAGTCGATCCGCGTCTTGCTGGACCCGACGGTCAAGAAGATCTGA
- a CDS encoding ABC transporter permease — protein sequence MHGVGKMVLRRLAQLIPVMIIATFVVFALVFLMPGDPAVTLAGEFATEARINEIRALYGFDQPFWVQYGHWLWNALQFDFGRSLFSNEEVSRLISMRLPHTLLLVFYALFLGAITGIPLGILAATRQGTRLDKAITSLASLGVAVPNFWLGIILVSALALDWRLFPATGAVSIFEDPLGALYYATLPALALSTNVTAVLTRQVRSALLEVLSSQFIRTLRAKGLRPAAVLWRHGLRNVAATMLTIAGLQFNLLFSSAVIVESVFAVPGVGSLISYSALNKDFPVVQGVALVLVVLVIFVNLLVDVLNSILDPRVAAST from the coding sequence ATGCATGGCGTAGGCAAAATGGTACTGCGGCGGCTGGCTCAGCTGATCCCGGTGATGATCATCGCGACCTTCGTGGTGTTCGCGCTGGTGTTTCTGATGCCGGGCGATCCTGCAGTCACGCTGGCTGGCGAGTTCGCAACCGAGGCGCGGATCAACGAGATCCGCGCGCTCTACGGCTTCGATCAGCCGTTCTGGGTGCAATACGGGCACTGGCTGTGGAACGCGCTGCAGTTCGATTTCGGCCGTTCGCTGTTTTCGAATGAAGAGGTCAGCCGCCTGATCAGCATGCGCCTTCCCCACACCTTGCTGTTGGTTTTCTATGCGCTGTTTCTGGGTGCGATTACCGGGATCCCCTTGGGGATCCTGGCCGCGACCCGGCAGGGCACGCGGCTGGACAAGGCGATCACCAGCCTCGCGTCGCTGGGCGTCGCGGTGCCGAACTTCTGGCTCGGTATCATCCTTGTTTCCGCTCTGGCCCTAGACTGGAGACTGTTTCCGGCAACCGGGGCGGTTTCGATCTTTGAAGATCCGCTGGGCGCGCTCTATTACGCCACGCTTCCGGCGCTGGCGCTGTCGACCAACGTCACGGCAGTGCTGACCCGGCAGGTACGCTCGGCCCTGCTCGAGGTGCTCAGCTCGCAGTTCATCCGCACGCTGCGCGCCAAGGGGCTCAGACCGGCGGCGGTGCTCTGGCGGCATGGTTTGCGCAACGTGGCGGCGACCATGCTGACCATCGCCGGGTTGCAGTTCAACCTGCTGTTCTCGTCGGCGGTGATCGTGGAATCGGTGTTTGCCGTGCCCGGCGTCGGTTCGCTGATCAGCTATTCCGCCCTGAACAAGGACTTCCCCGTCGTGCAGGGCGTGGCGCTGGTGCTGGTGGTGCTGGTGATCTTCGTCAACCTGCTGGTGGATGTTCTCAATTCGATCCTCGATCCCAGAGTGGCGGCTTCGACATGA
- a CDS encoding ABC transporter ATP-binding protein produces MTTQRPNAVDVQDMTVTFGRSRTLVRAVDGVSFTVAPGEIFGIIGESGSGKSTLGRAAVGMITPSGGEVRHSGVDPFALSRKALNVHRRKYQIIAQDPNAAFNPRMTILESVMEPMYIAGIGNRAERRARALAMLDTVALSPELSNRYPHELSGGQKQRANIARALVLDPEVLVCDEVVAALDVSIQADMLNLFWKLQQDFNLTYLFISHDLNVASHISDRVAVMYFGKIMEIGPAEAVMNRPLHPYSEALRSAEPEIIADQAKARERIILQGEIPSALNPPSGCRFHTRCPRAADRCSTDEPVQRELVPGRFVACHFAEEMLARFAEGGAAMRRETVS; encoded by the coding sequence ATGACCACGCAACGCCCTAACGCCGTCGACGTTCAGGACATGACCGTCACCTTTGGCCGCAGCCGCACGCTGGTGCGGGCTGTGGACGGGGTGTCGTTCACCGTCGCGCCCGGTGAGATCTTTGGCATCATTGGCGAATCCGGTTCGGGCAAGTCCACGCTGGGCCGGGCCGCTGTCGGCATGATCACGCCCTCGGGCGGTGAGGTGCGCCACAGTGGCGTCGATCCCTTCGCGCTGAGCCGCAAGGCGCTGAACGTCCACCGGCGCAAATATCAGATCATCGCGCAGGATCCCAACGCGGCGTTCAACCCGCGTATGACGATCCTCGAAAGCGTCATGGAGCCGATGTACATTGCCGGCATCGGCAACCGGGCCGAGCGGCGCGCGCGCGCGCTGGCGATGCTCGACACCGTCGCGCTGTCGCCCGAACTGAGCAACCGTTACCCGCATGAGCTGTCTGGCGGCCAGAAGCAGCGCGCCAATATCGCGCGGGCGCTGGTGCTGGACCCTGAAGTGCTGGTCTGCGACGAGGTGGTCGCGGCGCTGGATGTGTCGATTCAGGCGGACATGCTGAACCTGTTCTGGAAACTGCAGCAGGACTTCAACCTGACCTATCTGTTCATCAGCCACGATCTGAACGTCGCCAGCCACATCAGCGACCGCGTCGCGGTGATGTATTTCGGCAAGATCATGGAAATCGGCCCGGCCGAGGCGGTGATGAACCGCCCGCTGCATCCTTATTCCGAGGCGCTGCGCTCGGCTGAACCCGAGATCATCGCCGATCAGGCCAAGGCCCGCGAGCGGATCATCCTGCAAGGCGAGATCCCCAGCGCGCTGAACCCGCCCTCGGGCTGCCGGTTCCATACCCGATGCCCGCGCGCGGCCGACCGGTGCTCGACCGATGAACCCGTCCAGCGTGAACTGGTGCCGGGCCGGTTTGTCGCCTGCCATTTTGCCGAAGAGATGCTGGCACGTTTCGCGGAGGGAGGTGCAGCGATGCGCCGCGAGACCGTCAGCTGA
- a CDS encoding ABC transporter ATP-binding protein, whose protein sequence is MSVTEAQRPEVATGMSAGAGALLSVDGLKLDLRDESGWVRVLDDVSFQIRPRETLGVVGESGCGKSMTALSIMQLLPPRYARTEGRIQFGDRDLLTLSRRQMSRIRGRNISMIFQEPMSALDPVFTVGAQIIETVLCHFKVSRREAEERAIDALDSVGIAAPREIAQLYPMSLSGGMRQRVMIAMALVCEPELLIADEPTTALDVTIQAQIMDLLLKLSQQKGTAIMFITHNLALVSQNCDRMITMYGGQVIEGGPVADVLATPRHPYTTGLLHSVPEAGRARGTLNAIPGRVPSLRAMPPGCRFEPRCPHSAPVCRQPVGIAQTGDRQIRCHRWQELTQQQAVSL, encoded by the coding sequence ATGTCCGTAACTGAGGCGCAGCGGCCTGAGGTCGCGACCGGCATGTCAGCCGGCGCTGGTGCGCTGTTGAGCGTCGACGGTCTGAAGCTGGATTTGCGCGATGAAAGCGGCTGGGTCCGCGTGCTTGACGACGTGTCCTTTCAGATACGCCCGCGCGAAACGCTGGGCGTTGTCGGTGAAAGCGGCTGCGGCAAGTCGATGACCGCGCTGTCGATCATGCAGCTTTTGCCGCCGCGCTATGCGCGCACCGAAGGGCGCATCCAGTTCGGCGACCGCGACCTGCTGACCCTGTCGCGCCGCCAGATGAGCCGCATCCGGGGTCGCAACATCTCGATGATCTTTCAGGAACCGATGAGCGCGCTGGACCCGGTGTTCACCGTCGGCGCGCAGATCATCGAAACCGTGCTCTGCCATTTCAAGGTATCGCGCCGCGAGGCTGAAGAGCGCGCAATCGACGCGCTCGACAGTGTCGGCATCGCCGCACCGCGCGAAATCGCGCAGCTTTACCCGATGAGCCTGTCGGGCGGCATGCGCCAGCGGGTGATGATCGCCATGGCGCTGGTGTGCGAGCCGGAATTGCTGATCGCGGATGAGCCGACCACCGCGCTGGATGTGACCATTCAGGCGCAGATCATGGATCTGCTGCTCAAGCTGTCCCAGCAAAAGGGCACGGCGATCATGTTCATCACGCATAATCTGGCGCTGGTGTCGCAAAACTGCGACCGGATGATCACCATGTATGGCGGTCAGGTGATCGAGGGCGGGCCTGTCGCCGATGTTCTCGCCACCCCGCGCCATCCCTACACCACCGGCCTGCTGCATTCCGTCCCCGAGGCCGGGCGCGCGCGCGGCACGCTGAACGCCATTCCGGGCCGCGTGCCGTCCCTGCGCGCCATGCCGCCGGGCTGCCGGTTCGAGCCGCGGTGCCCGCATTCGGCGCCCGTCTGCCGTCAGCCGGTCGGCATCGCGCAAACCGGCGACCGCCAGATCCGCTGCCATCGCTGGCAAGAGCTGACCCAGCAGCAGGCCGTCTCGCTATGA
- a CDS encoding ABC transporter substrate-binding protein yields MHKVIFDTSLRPTRRSILMGAAAAAGAGMMLPGGAFAQEATPQRGGTLRVSMPYNPASLDPITGRNLPDFNTLYALYDALIGFDDETLELQPMLAKSWDWADPSTLVLELQDGVMFHDDTPFNAEAVVFNLRRGLDYARSNVKSDLAGVQAIEATGPLQVTIRLEAPNAALPAILSNRAGCMVSPASVQAAEDGNIDRAPVGAGPFRFIEWRDNDLIRLERNESYWQGPELPYLDALELRIINELNTAARTVTSGQADVALQLAAQQIMVARRSDNIIATATTSMTYYTAFFNYARGPLADLKVRQAMNYALNRADLQQVLLMGLGEATCSVFPREFWASGPDAADYYPYDPERARALLAEAGYPDGVDIATLSWPDQAAMQRTEIIGNQLAQVGIRLNVTPVQPAQAIQVFMIEEQGDMLLSPTGGNPDPSLAFDRQFSATALRNAGKIELDGYRELLEATMSTYDFDERQQKLFELEMFVVENALHLPQYMSAGMSIQTPQVKDFTFGILAAPRFHTVWLDQA; encoded by the coding sequence ATGCATAAAGTGATCTTCGATACCAGCCTTCGCCCGACCCGCCGGTCCATCCTGATGGGGGCTGCTGCCGCTGCCGGGGCAGGAATGATGCTGCCGGGCGGTGCCTTCGCGCAGGAGGCGACGCCGCAACGCGGTGGCACGCTGCGGGTTTCGATGCCGTATAACCCGGCCTCGCTGGACCCGATCACCGGTCGCAACCTGCCCGATTTCAACACGCTCTACGCGCTCTATGACGCGCTGATCGGTTTTGACGACGAGACGCTCGAATTGCAGCCGATGCTGGCGAAAAGCTGGGATTGGGCGGATCCGAGCACGCTGGTTCTGGAACTTCAGGACGGTGTGATGTTCCATGACGATACGCCCTTCAACGCCGAGGCGGTTGTGTTCAACCTGCGTCGCGGGCTGGACTATGCACGCTCGAACGTGAAATCCGACCTCGCCGGTGTTCAGGCGATCGAGGCAACCGGCCCGCTTCAGGTCACGATCCGTCTTGAGGCACCCAACGCCGCGCTGCCCGCCATCCTGTCGAACCGCGCGGGCTGCATGGTGTCGCCAGCGTCCGTTCAGGCAGCCGAAGACGGCAATATCGACCGGGCGCCGGTCGGTGCCGGACCGTTCCGTTTCATCGAATGGCGCGACAATGACCTGATCCGTCTTGAGCGCAACGAGAGCTATTGGCAGGGACCGGAACTGCCGTATCTCGACGCGCTGGAGCTGCGCATCATCAACGAGCTGAACACGGCGGCGCGTACCGTCACCTCGGGTCAGGCTGATGTCGCGCTGCAACTGGCTGCCCAGCAGATCATGGTCGCGCGCCGCAGCGACAACATCATCGCCACGGCGACCACGTCGATGACCTATTACACCGCCTTCTTCAACTATGCCCGGGGCCCGCTGGCGGATCTGAAAGTCCGTCAGGCGATGAACTACGCGCTGAACCGTGCCGATCTGCAGCAAGTGCTGCTGATGGGGCTGGGCGAGGCGACCTGTTCGGTCTTCCCGCGCGAATTCTGGGCATCGGGCCCCGATGCTGCGGACTATTACCCCTACGACCCCGAGCGCGCGCGCGCCCTGTTGGCCGAGGCGGGCTATCCCGACGGCGTCGATATCGCCACGCTGTCCTGGCCCGATCAGGCGGCGATGCAACGCACCGAGATCATCGGCAACCAGCTTGCGCAGGTCGGTATCCGGCTGAACGTCACGCCGGTGCAGCCCGCGCAGGCGATTCAGGTCTTCATGATCGAAGAGCAGGGCGACATGTTGCTCTCGCCGACTGGCGGCAACCCGGATCCGTCCCTTGCCTTCGACCGGCAATTCTCGGCCACCGCGTTGCGCAACGCGGGCAAGATCGAGCTTGACGGTTACCGCGAGCTGCTTGAAGCGACGATGTCCACCTATGACTTCGACGAGCGCCAGCAGAAGCTGTTCGAACTCGAAATGTTCGTCGTCGAAAATGCCCTGCATCTGCCGCAGTACATGTCGGCGGGGATGTCGATCCAGACTCCGCAGGTGAAGGACTTCACCTTCGGCATTCTGGCGGCACCGCGGTTCCACACTGTCTGGCTCGATCAGGCCTGA